GCCAGCCCCGGGCGGGTCGCGACTGTCGATCGATTTTGCGACGGGCAACGGCGGGCCGGGACGATGGGTCGGCCCACAGGCCGCTGACGTTCAGTGGCTCCTGTCGGCGGTGCGAGCCGTGAGCGAGATGCTCTTCACGCCGTACTTCTGGCACGCCCCCTGTGCTTGCTCCGAGATGAAGTCGTACTGCGGGTTCTCCCTGACCTCGAGGTCGCGGAAGCCGGCCGCTTCGATCATCGCGGTGTAGTCGTTGATCTGTCTGGCGCCGCCGATACACGCCGCCCAGAGATCCGCGTTCGTCTTGATGCTGTCGGGCATCTGGGTCTCGCTGATGATGTCCGAGAGACCGAGTCGTCCGCCCGGCCTGAGTACCCGGTTTACCTCCCGGAAGACGCGCTCTTTCTCCGCGGAGAGGTTGATGACGCCGTTCGAGATCACGACGTCGAACGACTCGTCCGCGAACGGAAGGTCTTCGACGTAGCCCGGTTCGAACGAGACGGCGTCGAAGCCGCCCTCGTCGCGGAGCTGGCGTGCGTTCTCCAGTTGCTCCTCGGTCATATCGAGTCCGGTCACGCTTCCGGTCTCGCCGACGTGACGCGCCGCGACGAACGCGTCCATGCCGGAGCCACTCCCCAGATCGAGTACGTCGTCGCCCTCCTGGACGTCGACGAGTTCGAAGTGATAGCCGACGCCTGCGAAGGACTCGACCGCGGCCTCCGGAATCGCATCGAGATCCGCGTCGGGATAGCCGAGGCGCGACGCCAGCGGGCGCCCCATCTCGAAGTGGAACTCCTCGTCGGGGGACTCGGCGACGGCACGGTACACGCCCTTGACCTCCCGTTCGAGTTTGTCGACGTCGAGCGATTCACTCACGTTCGATCACCGCCTGCAGTCTGTGCCTGTCTGAACCGTGCAATCTGTCTGATGCTGTCATGGGTTCGTTTCGCCTCCGTGTGAGAGTCGCTACGCTCGTCCGGGATAGATAGGTATCCCGTGGCGGTTTCCCGGGCACTGCCCTCCTTGCAGCCGGTGACCGTCGGTCACCGGCTGCGGGCTGGCCCGGTCGCTGTACCGCAGGTCGAACCGGCTCCGAACGGGTGGCCCGTCTCGGAACCGATCGCCGAACTCCGTCGAGCGTCGCTCACACGACTTGCAGGTGTTCCTCCTGGAGTTCCTCGTCCGTGTACTCCTGTCCGTGGACCTCTTTCATGTGGTTCCTGGCCAGTTCGATCGCTTCCGTCTCGTCTTCCGATTGGATGATGAACCGGCAATCCGCCGCCGCCGATTCGCAATCGAGTTTGTGTGCGTCAGTCATGGGTCTCCCCCGCAGACATCGCTACGCCCGTCCGGATTAGATAGGTATCCCGTGAGCGCCGTGCAGGGGCTGCTGTCTGGTCACTCAGTGACCGACAGTCACCGGTTGCAAGCCGTGGTCGCTGGTGATCCCCGGCGTCCGCCCACGGTCGCCCGGCGATCGTCCCCGGAGCGGTGGTACCGCGAGCGGATTCAGGAGACGGGTGTCTCGAGGCTGAGCGTCGGAACCGTGCGCCGGTAGGACTCGTACGTCGACTCCGCCCACTCGCGTGCCGCCGGGTCGTCGGTGTCGATCACCGCCTGGACCGTCCCGCTGGCGGGATCGGTGCCGCTGATCGCGATTCGATCGTCGAAGATCCCGACCCCGTAGGACGGCAGGTCGTCGCGCAGGCGGACCGTGAGATTGCCGTTTTCCAGGGCCGCGGCGAACTGCTCGGGATCGGTCGATCGGATGTACGCGGCGACGGTGGGTGAGGTGATGATCTCCGCGGGCATCCCCGCGACGATTCGCTCACAGAGTTCGTCCCGGCACGGTTCGAGCAGGGCCACGTCGAACCCGACGACCCGGAACCGGTCCGTCTCCCGAAGCAGGGACGTAAAACGGTTCACCGGGCGGTACGGGTCGTCGGCCGCGGCGACCGTCACGACCGCGTCCGTGACCATCTCGATCGAGAACCCGTCCGCGTCGTCCGGGAGACACTCCCAGACGTCCCGAAGCGTCTGCTCGGTCTCGAATCGGTCGAGCAACTCCTGCATCCCCGCTGCGACGAAGGCACCCAGTTGCGTCGCCTCGTAGTGTCGCCCCGCTCTGGTGATCCAGCATCGCTCTTCGAACGCGCGGAGCGTGCGCCCGATCGTGGACCTCGAGACGCCGGTCATGGCCCGGAGGTCGGCCCGACTCTGGGGCCGCCTGGCCAGGGCGGCCAGCGCGGTCACCCGATGCTCCGAGCGCGCGAGGAACTCGACGTCGTCGATCGGCGAATTCGTGGCACTCGTTAGCATGGTTCTTACTACATAATCCAGCGGTATAGCTATTCGTTCACCGATCCTGGAACGATGTCGAGAAGCGAACGTCAGAACGGGGAGCAGAACCCGATCGGCCGCCCGATAGTCCGTAATTCACTCGATGCGATCGTCGAACGCCCTCGCGTCCGCGGCGAGGTCGATCCCGAGCACGAAATCCGGTTCGTCGGACACCTCGCTCCCCGCAGCGGACGCGTCGCTGACGACCGCGACCGTCTCGGGAATCAGCACGCGGGTCCGATCGGCCCCGAGGTCGGCGGCGTCGCGCGCGATCGCCGCGAACAGCGACCGGGTCGCGTCGACGTCCTCCCAGGCGGCGACGCCGTACTCGGCCCACGTCTCGGTGGCGTCGCCGTCGTCGCCGTCCGTCGATCGCTCGACCGACCGGGTCCGGTAGGCCGCACCCGCGAGTCCGTCCGCGCTCTCGACCGCGAAGACGGCCGTCTCGTCGGCGAAGCGATCGAAGTCGTCCCGCACGAGTTCTCGCACGGCCCACGTCTCCTCGGGGGCGAGGCCGAGTCCGTCGAGGTGGGTTCGCGCGTCGCTGTGGGTCCAGTATCGCCACGCGGCGGCGGGGTCGTTCGTCACCCGGTGCGTTTCGGGGGTGTCGATCGCCGCCCCGTCCGACGTCGGCTCGGGGTGTGCCCACCGGAACTCCGTCACCGGCCCGTAGCCGCCCGCGCGGGCGGCCCCGAGGCCGGCCGTGTTCCACGAGAACACCATGATCCGGCCGACGGTCGCGCCCCGGTCGCGGGCCCACGCGAAGCCGGCCTCGTTCAGCCGGGTGCTGACGCCCAGTCGCCGGTAGTCGGGGTGGACGCGCATCCCCTGGAACCACGCCTCGTCGGCCGAGACCATGACGCCCTGGACGAGTCCCACGACCGTCCCGTCGACCGCGGCGACGAACGTCTTCTTCGGCTCGTCGTTGTCCTCGAGCCACTCGTGGTAGATCCGCGGGATGTAGTCGCCGCCCCGATCGCTCCAGAGGTCGCCCGTGAACGCGAGGACGTCGTCGTAATCGTCGTGTCTCGCGCGGCGGATCTCGATTCGCCCGTCGCTCCCCGACCGCTCCCCGTCAGCGCTCACGGTCGATCACTCCCAGGGGACCGATCGGTCCTGCAGTTCGCCGGCCAGCGACGTCCGCATGGCTTCCTCGACGTCGTCGGCGTTCGCCAGCGCCCACATCAGCTTGCCCTTCGCGGTGCCGGGCAGCGTGTCGCCGGCCTCGATCACGCCCGCGTCGAGGAGATCCCGGCCGGTGTCGTAGACCCGATCGCAGACCCGTCCTTCGAGGCACTGACTCGTCATGACGACCGTCGTCCCGTTCTCGATCAGCTCCTCGATTCGCGGGACGAGATCGGTGTGGACGTGACCGAGTCCCGTTCCTTCGAGGACCAGTCCCTCGCTCCCCTCGACGACGTCGAAGAACGCGGGATCCATTCCGGGGGTGAACTTCAGGAGTTCCACGTCGCTCTCGAGGTCGGGTTCGATCGCGAGGTCGGCCGCGCCGCGTTCCCGATAGTCGCGGCGGAAGCTAACCACTTCGGTGTCGTAATCGACTTCGCCGAGCGGCTCCGCGCCGATCGTCTCGAACGCGTCCCGCCGGGAGGTGTGGTTCTTGCGAACCCGGGTGCCGCGGTGGAGCGCGCAGGCGTCGTCGCTCTCGGAGGCGTGCATACAGACCAGCACCTCCGCGCAGTCGCTCTTGGCGGCCTCGACGGCGCAGACGGCGTTCATCACGTTGTCCGAGGAGGGCCGATCGGCCGATCGCTGGCTCCCGGTGAAGACGATCGGGACCGGGGTGTCGAGCATGAACGAGAGCACCGACGCGGAGTACTGCATCGTGTCGGTCCCGTGCATGACGACGACGCCGTCGGCACCGGCCTCGATCTCCTCGTGGACCGCCTCGGCGAGGTCCTGCCAGATCGGCGGCTCCATGTTCTCCGAGAGGATGTTGGCGACGACGCGCCCGCGATAGTTCGCACGCCCCGCGAGATCCGGCACCGCACGGAGGACGTCCTCGGCGTCGAACTGCGCCGTCACGGCGCCGGTCCGGTAGTCGACGGTCGAGGCGATCGTCCCGCCGGTCGAGATGAGGGCGATCGTCGGCAGGTCGTCGTCGAACTCGACGGTCGACTCGCTCTCGTCGGCGCTCGTGCCATCGATCTCGTAGACGTCCTCCTCGAGGACGGTGACGTCGGCGTCGGCCCGATTGACGCCGACGTTGTAGCCGCCCTCGAGTTTCACCACGAGGTGGTCGTCCGTGCTGGAGGGGAGCACCACGCCGTCGTACGTGCGGTCCGCGCGATCGACGCGGACGCGGTCGCCTGGGTTCATGCGTGGCCGTTGCGCAGCAGTCGACTTGAAGGCACGCTTTCCCCCGCGGCGTCGGGTCACCCGAACAGTCCGACGAGGACCAGCCCGACGCCGGTCAGCAGGAGGACGGCGGCGATCAGCGCCGTCAGCAGTCGGATGGTCGACAGCGCGTCCTCCGCCAACTCGAGCCGCGGATAGAAGCGTCGAGCGGCGGACAGTAACCCCACCCCGAGCAGGATCGCGACGGCCCCGAACACGATCAACTCGGTACTCACTGCGTACCGGTACCACATCAGGTGTGAAAAAGACGTGCCCCGTGGCTCGCACAGTGGAACGCCGCTCTCCGGACGCGTAGCCCGTGTAGGTGGCCCTCGTGGTCAGCCCGTATAGGCGGCCCCCGCGGCGAGGAGAAACGCCGCCCCGATCGCGATCCCACAGAGCCCGATCGCCGCCCCGATCAGCCGCACCAGGTCGGTCATCAGCGTCGGATACTCGGGCTGGGGCTCGATGTTCGCGACCAGCACGAGGACGAACGCGCCGGTGCCGGCGATGAACGTCCCGACCGCAGCCGCCGTCAGCCAGCCCATGCTGGCCGTGTGCGGCCGAGTTTCCTATACCCTGTGGCCGATGGGAAAGGTCCTTGCCGCCGGCCCACGTCACCTCGATCATGAGCGATCGCTCGGACGAGGTGACCGCGTCCCGGGAGGGCGATGCCCGGTCGACCGACGACCTCCTCGAGGAGACGGAGGAGTTGCTCTCCGGTTCGGGTGCCGACGCGGGGCCGTCGTCGACGCCGGCGCGGGATCGATCGACGGGCCAGGATGCGCCCGTCGACGAGTCGACGGAATCCGGCTCGTGGTGGCGATCGAGCGACGCCGAACCGGACGCGGCCGCTGAGACGGACATCGACACCTCCCGCCTGTCCCGACTCGCGCCGTCTCACTCGCTCGGCGAGTACTTCTCCCCGAAAGCGTTCCTCGCGCTCGTGCTCGCGCTCGGCGCTGGACTGTTCGTCGGCGATACGATCCTCCCGATCGGCGGTCGGATCGCTGGCATGTTCGCCGTCGCCTTCGCGATCGGGCTCGTCGCGTCGAAACGGCGCTACCTCGAGACGACGGCCGCCGGGGTCTCCGTCGGTGCGCTGGCCGCGCTGGCAAACCACGCCGTTATCGCCGTCGCCGGGTCGAGCCGAGCGATCGTGGCCGTCGGCGCGACGGTCGGCCTGCT
This region of Halosolutus amylolyticus genomic DNA includes:
- a CDS encoding DUF456 domain-containing protein, encoding MSDRSDEVTASREGDARSTDDLLEETEELLSGSGADAGPSSTPARDRSTGQDAPVDESTESGSWWRSSDAEPDAAAETDIDTSRLSRLAPSHSLGEYFSPKAFLALVLALGAGLFVGDTILPIGGRIAGMFAVAFAIGLVASKRRYLETTAAGVSVGALAALANHAVIAVAGSSRAIVAVGATVGLLSCVGGYYFGRDLRDGLRRDID
- a CDS encoding DUF1059 domain-containing protein; this translates as MTDAHKLDCESAAADCRFIIQSEDETEAIELARNHMKEVHGQEYTDEELQEEHLQVV
- a CDS encoding methyltransferase domain-containing protein; this encodes MSESLDVDKLEREVKGVYRAVAESPDEEFHFEMGRPLASRLGYPDADLDAIPEAAVESFAGVGYHFELVDVQEGDDVLDLGSGSGMDAFVAARHVGETGSVTGLDMTEEQLENARQLRDEGGFDAVSFEPGYVEDLPFADESFDVVISNGVINLSAEKERVFREVNRVLRPGGRLGLSDIISETQMPDSIKTNADLWAACIGGARQINDYTAMIEAAGFRDLEVRENPQYDFISEQAQGACQKYGVKSISLTARTADRSH
- a CDS encoding helix-turn-helix transcriptional regulator; its protein translation is MLTSATNSPIDDVEFLARSEHRVTALAALARRPQSRADLRAMTGVSRSTIGRTLRAFEERCWITRAGRHYEATQLGAFVAAGMQELLDRFETEQTLRDVWECLPDDADGFSIEMVTDAVVTVAAADDPYRPVNRFTSLLRETDRFRVVGFDVALLEPCRDELCERIVAGMPAEIITSPTVAAYIRSTDPEQFAAALENGNLTVRLRDDLPSYGVGIFDDRIAISGTDPASGTVQAVIDTDDPAAREWAESTYESYRRTVPTLSLETPVS
- the gatD gene encoding Glu-tRNA(Gln) amidotransferase subunit GatD; translation: MNPGDRVRVDRADRTYDGVVLPSSTDDHLVVKLEGGYNVGVNRADADVTVLEEDVYEIDGTSADESESTVEFDDDLPTIALISTGGTIASTVDYRTGAVTAQFDAEDVLRAVPDLAGRANYRGRVVANILSENMEPPIWQDLAEAVHEEIEAGADGVVVMHGTDTMQYSASVLSFMLDTPVPIVFTGSQRSADRPSSDNVMNAVCAVEAAKSDCAEVLVCMHASESDDACALHRGTRVRKNHTSRRDAFETIGAEPLGEVDYDTEVVSFRRDYRERGAADLAIEPDLESDVELLKFTPGMDPAFFDVVEGSEGLVLEGTGLGHVHTDLVPRIEELIENGTTVVMTSQCLEGRVCDRVYDTGRDLLDAGVIEAGDTLPGTAKGKLMWALANADDVEEAMRTSLAGELQDRSVPWE
- a CDS encoding GNAT family N-acetyltransferase; this translates as MSADGERSGSDGRIEIRRARHDDYDDVLAFTGDLWSDRGGDYIPRIYHEWLEDNDEPKKTFVAAVDGTVVGLVQGVMVSADEAWFQGMRVHPDYRRLGVSTRLNEAGFAWARDRGATVGRIMVFSWNTAGLGAARAGGYGPVTEFRWAHPEPTSDGAAIDTPETHRVTNDPAAAWRYWTHSDARTHLDGLGLAPEETWAVRELVRDDFDRFADETAVFAVESADGLAGAAYRTRSVERSTDGDDGDATETWAEYGVAAWEDVDATRSLFAAIARDAADLGADRTRVLIPETVAVVSDASAAGSEVSDEPDFVLGIDLAADARAFDDRIE